A segment of the Nyctibius grandis isolate bNycGra1 chromosome 27, bNycGra1.pri, whole genome shotgun sequence genome:
CACTTTCCCACTTGAATATTGTCCCAAGGACAATATTTCCTCTTGAAGCAAGGAAATGCCGTCTCAGAAACCTGTGTGAAAGCagctaaggaggaaaaaaagcaagagcataAAATGGGTGCAAAGTAATAAAAGCTCAGAATGTTTCATGCTCAAGAAATCTTTAAGagcgaggaaaaaaaaaaatcaaatatttggTCTGTTCTTACTGTAAATCTCATTGTAAGAGCGTCATACCAATGGGAGAAAACGAAAATACCTTTTTTAGAGGAGTTCTAGGCAAAATACACCGctaatttctttcacttttatttttccccatagcTTATTGCTTAGAATGAATCCAAAAGTTTCCGTTACTATCAAGCCCGCTCCAGTTTATACTGGAGTTTCTCTGGTTTCCTCATACAACATCAGGCGGCTGCTCGCTTTGCTAAAACCACCAGCCCCAAGGCAGCCAGCAATCATTCCACCACTAGCAACCAAATTAACACTCACCCTTCTGCTGAAGGAAACCCCTCACCCATCGCCCACCCgctgcctctctcctgctgtAACCCCCCGGGATCCCGGGGAAGCCTTTTCCCCAGGAGCGATGGAGCACTTTGCTCCCGTCTCCCACGCTCCCAGCTCTGGGGACAGCGGCTTTGCAGTTAAGATGTGCCCAGCCACCATCTGCGCTGTCAGTGCCACTTTCTTCACCCCTGATTTCCGAGGGGCTCAGCTCCTCTACTCCCACACACGCTCAGGGAGCACTGGCTGCTCTAACCACCTCCAAAAATATGCCTGAGGGTGTATTGAAGTGCCCAGAGTTGGcaactgcttcagaaaatactATTTGCAGGCAAAATTGGTCATTCTCCAGAGAATGAAGCTGAGAAATTGCTGGGATTCACGTTAATAGATTTTTAAGGGGAAACGTTATCTGCTTGGCCGCTGGTAATATTTCAGGATCTAGATGGGGCTGAACGCAGGATCTGAGCTCCCTTCTGGCTCCCGTGGATGGATGAGAGCCCAGAGGCAGAGCCGGGGTGATGCtgaccccccagcccagcagaggtgctggggctgcctccTCTCAGCACTGACCCTCTCACCCCTTTGGTGAGGCTGGAGGGGCTCCTTAATGAGAGGGAGGAGTAATTCTTGAGGGGCTGGGACTTAATGGCAAGAGAGCAAGATGAGTGGACATCTCCCTAAACCCAGGGATGGCTATTGCCACGTGTGTCCAAATGATCATTAGGGAAGGAGTTAGAGAGATCTCTTCATAcagcattttaaagacaaaatccAAGCACTATTAACAGCCATATTTTCACAACTCTGAAGAACTGAAGTACTGTCCTAAAACGCCGGGCATCCAACGAGCATCTGAGGATCCTGCAGGAAGCAGGAGCCAGCACGGGCACTGCAGGCTCTGCCAGTCTGGGCTCCATCTTCTACTTCCCTGTAGCCATGGGGATGGATAACCCACAGCCAGAGCCTGGATGAGGGCAGGTAGCTCTGCTAAAGAGAAGagctggagaaagagaaggggatCCCTGGCTACTAACACTCTCTTGGGCAACCACAGATTCatcctggggctgggaaaggaccTAGAGCCGGTGTGGAAGAGCTGCAGACAGCACATCACACTGCCATGAGAAACCAGTTAGAAAATACTTGAGCAGTGTTTACTGCGGTGGAGGCATCTCCAAAGCAAAGACAGAACCAGAGCTGGGAATTTTCCCCCACTGACACATTTGATCTCTTTTCCCCAGGGTAAAGTGCCAGTGAGCTCTTCCAGCCCCGTTGTCGCAGCTTTGTTACCACTCCCATCCCAGGCCAGACACACACCCGTCAGCGAGAGGGAGATCTTCAAGCTTCCAGGCAGGCTGAGTGAGTAGATGTTGAGCAAGTCAATGCTGCCTAAAAAGGAGTCCCACAGGGTGGGACATGGTGTGTACAGCCGTGGTGTCCCACCAAGGGACCATTCCCTGCTGTCTAAATTAGGGGGACAGGATGGACCAGTCATCAGGGTTCATTTTCTCTTTGGGGTGTTTTTGATCTGTAAGCGCTTAATATAGAGGGAAAGTTTGGTGATGGAGAAGACCAGTGTCCCACCCCGCCCCTCAGCAATTTTGAAGATGGAGACTGAGTTGTTTCAGAGGCTGCCCCTGGTTTCAGGAATCCAGCCCTCGCTGTGGAGCAAGGACGACGTGATCCACTGGCTAAGATGGGCTGAGAAGGAGTATTCCCTTCGGCAAACGGACAAAAGCAAGTTTGAAATGAATGGCAAAGCCCTGTGCATCCTCACCAAGGAGGACTTCAGACATCGAGCTCCGAGCTCAGGTTAGACTGAGGGCAAGGGTGTTTCTGAGGACCATCCAAGTACAGCACAAGCTGTGGTCTGCTAAGAGGGGCTGGATGGGTCCCAGCAGACCAGGCTTTAACTCTGCCTGGCCAGTTGGGTGCTGGAGACAAGGACagccctcttccttccttctggaTGGCAAATGCTTTGGGATGGGGAGTAACCTCTTACTCGGTAGCACAGAAATCTCAGCAACAACATCAACTGAGCAAGTCTCTACTATAATACAAAATCATCTGAGCAGACTTTCCTTCCCTGCAGGTGATGTGTTATATGAAATACTCCAGTACATTAAAACTCAAAGAAGAGCTCTGGTGTGCAGCCCTTTGCTCAACTCACCCTTCAGGGAAGCCAGGAGTACAGAGGAAGGTATGATGGAGAATGGCAGCTGTCCACCAAGCAGAACCTGCCCTCACCTACAGTGAGTTGCACACATCTGTGGTTTGAAGCACAGCCAGCTGAACCCATCCCACACTACCTGAGCAAGGCAAGCGGGACAGTCCTGGAGATGGCAGCCAGGTCCAACAAAGTCCAGGTCATCAAGGAAGTTTGTAGTGATGAAGCAGGTCTGGTTAGAATCAGGTCTAGGGATCACAGTGACCAGGCAAGGTTATGGCTACACTAGGAAGTCTCTCTGCAAGTTGAGATCTGGATCAGGGAGGGTCAATATCCAGGTAGAGGCACAGCCCTGAGCTGGAGACTAGTCTTCCTGCAACATAACTGGGAAAGGATTGAGGAGCCAGGGCTGAGCTTAAATAGAGCTTCTGGGCCAATGGGTGGAGTGGGAGaggccccaggtgaggctggtcagggccaGTGAGGCTTATTAGTGCCCTTGGGGAGGGACCTAGGTAGGAGTTAGGGTAGGGATGGCTTTGCATTAGTGGCTGGCTTTGAATTGAGGGGGATCTGTGAGTGCTGTCCTGTGTTCTTCTGTTAACTCAGGTGTAGGGTGATGAACATCTTAAGCCCCCACAATTGACAAGGGAGTGCCTGGGCTCTAGTGCATTCTCCTGTTCCAGCTCTTCTTCTGTATCAGATCCTTACCATGCTTGGCATCTCCCCTAACCCCCCTGcaccttctgctgctcctgccctaGGAAAACCCTGGGCTTTCTTCAGCATCTGCCTTCTCTGGCTGGACTGGTACTAGGCTGATGACAACCAGCCTGGGCTGTCCCTCCCCATCTCTTTCAGGGCTTTGGAAGATCTCCTGGGACCTACCAGAATACACCACagggttgggtttgggtttttgcaggCACAGACTGCAGTGCTGAGGCTGCCCCAGTTGCTGTTTCCTCCTGCCTGGATTGTGCAGAACAGCCCGTGTCCCGCAGCCACGTGGAGCCCCTGAACCTCTCCCATCACAGCTTGGAGGGCAGCTGTGGGGCAGATGCCATCTGCTCTTTTCCTACAACCCTGTCGGCCCCAGTGGATGGGAAAATTGCAGGTAAATATGACTTTATAGCCTGGTTCCTTGGGGAAATTAGGCTGTGCTTTGTCCTCTCTGCCTATCTGTCTCCCATTTATTCCATGCATCAGTGTATgcttccctgcctcagtttccccacctgaaAAGCTGTGGTTCCCACTACCATTTTGAGATCTAGCAATAAAAGTGCCACGCATGAGCTCTGGGCTCTTCTATTTATTATCATTGCCAACATGTACAATCCTGTTCCTGACTGACCCTCACTGGAGCATAGGTGCTGTAAGGAGGAGTCTGTGGCTATTTCTTCTCCACCAATCCTCAGACTGCAGGTTGCTGTGGGATTACGTGTACCAGCTCCTCTCTGACAGCCGCTACGAGCCTTACATCAAGTGGGAAGACAAGGAAGCCAAGGTCTTCCGGGTCGTTAACCCAAATGGACTTGCCCAGCTCTGGGGGAACCACAAGGTAAATGCAGTTGAGGACAAATTTGTCATTCCTGCAATGCCCAAGAACCACCTCAAATGTCCCACACGTGGTCCTTCTGCAGACAGACCCAAACCAGCTGTTGGTGCTTGCTTTTACTCAACCCCCCccaattcttttcttcttcaagaaCCGGATGAACATGACATATGAGAAGATGTCACGAGCGCTCAGACATTACTACAAACTCAACATTATCAAAAAGGAGCCGGGGCAGAAGCTGTTGTTCAGGTGAGATGAAGCAGATCAGATAAATGAGCTGTCTGGGACAGTGCAGACAGGACATGGGAAGGTGGTGGGCTCCAGATGTTGGCAGCTGCTTCATCCAGCAAGATCCTCCCCTGCAAATGCAGCACCCCGGTGGGTTTTTGTCCAGGCTCTGTCCTGTGCAAGCCCAGGAGCTGGGATGCCGGGGGTCCAGGTCCCATCCAATGCACTTCCCAGGGCTGTGGGCCAGCATCCATCCGCTCTCCTGTGTGTGGTCCAGCTGGTGCTGGTGGAAATGTCCCCAAGCCCACCCCAGCTGGACAGGTCCCTCCTGTTCCTTGGTGACACCAGGTCTGAAGTTCACCTCCAGATAGAAGAAGGGATGGAAATAAGTCAGGAGCCTCctgttttcagtgctgtctgCTTCCCTGGGACTATTCTGGACTTAAAATGCCAGCGCTGGGCTGATGAGTCCTGAGCTTTGTCTCCCTGGGTTCAGTGCACCTGGGGTGCAAGGCCAAGAGCTGGAATCCCCAGCAAAGCCCAGGGGTGGTAGATACCCTCTGGCAAGGTCCAGAGCTCAGCTGACAAGGGCAAGGGCTCCAGCATTTATAGCTGGGTTTGGACAAGCACTTAAAGCCACTAAAAATGAATTGCAGGTTTTTGAAGACTCCTGGGGAGATTATCCATGAGAAATCCAGCAAACTGGAGCAGTTGGAGAACGAGGACCATGAGGATTTCAAAGAAGACCCACTGGAGGTTGCGCTGTAGGAAATCTTTGACGGTGGCATTTGCAGTGCATCGCAGAGTTGTGCCACGCTGGGAAGCGCCGGTGTCTCCTACATCTCCTGGGCAGAAGGCCACAGAGCTGGTCCTGGATTTCAAAACCTGCCCTGAGCCAAAGCTGTGACATCTCTGGGGCTTTGTTAGCAAAACACACCCAGAAACTATCCCCCAGCCCTGAAAATGCAGGTGAACGTGTGGGCTGGTCTCCTGCTCGCTTCTCTTCTGTCCTCTGGGAGGGAATgagatatttttgctttgtaaatttTGATGCATGTTTTTATGGTTCAAGCTTGCTGGTAAAGACTGCTCTGTTCTTACAGCGAGATGTGCTGAGCAGAGAGCACTGGAGCGCGTGCTCCTGGTCAAACATCTACCAAAGTGTTTTGTCAGAGAGCGGTGGCCCTGAACATGGACACGCTGCTCTGAATCTGAGCCGTTTCCCTGATTCGAGAACGGACTGACACTGCAGACACGCTGTGCGCTGCAATCTCACTGTCTCCTCTGGGGTTGCTCCTGTGACCAAGGGTGGGAGTGTGCTGAGATACCTGCCTGGATCAGGCCTAGCTGGACCTCCAGGCTGCGCAATGCCCAGAGCTGGGTCTCATTTTAACTCCTTTCCCTCCATGGAATGCTTTTTGTAATTAGCTGACCAAATAAcgtgaaaagaaacaaagccagtAATGAATATTACCACACTGATCGTCAGACACCTGGCTATGTGCTTTGGGTCCGAAGCAGGAATACCTGCCACCCCAGGAGCTGTGAGGGACCTGGAAGGAacaatgtgtgtgtgcatttttttttaaatcaaaaaatatCCACTAATATTTTCAGATTGCTTCTCATTGAGGAAATAAAATCCTGTGACCGTGTACAGTTGATAATCCCACTTCTTGCTGGTTGAAGGTCTGAAACTGGGAAATCCAAGCCTTCCTCATTTAAAACCACCTCCTGTGGGCACCAAGATCTTG
Coding sequences within it:
- the ETV7 gene encoding transcription factor ETV7; translation: MNGKALCILTKEDFRHRAPSSGDVLYEILQYIKTQRRALVCSPLLNSPFREARSTEEDCRLLWDYVYQLLSDSRYEPYIKWEDKEAKVFRVVNPNGLAQLWGNHKNRMNMTYEKMSRALRHYYKLNIIKKEPGQKLLFRFLKTPGEIIHEKSSKLEQLENEDHEDFKEDPLEVAL